The Buteo buteo chromosome 23, bButBut1.hap1.1, whole genome shotgun sequence genome contains the following window.
tacCTGAGTTTGTTGTTGCTGAGCCAACTTGCCCTTGTAAAGAACAGACTGGGCTGATGTCCTGTCGTATTCAATATTGCTCCATTGAGGCCTGGGGAGAACTCTATGCCTTTGAATTTGTAGAGGACCATGCCctcctttcatcttcctttgtgAGCAATCAAGTGGTGAACTCTTCCTTTAGCTTACTGAAGCAATTCTCGGGCAACTGCTTTGCAGGTGGAAATCCACTGCAACCCCCTGGGGCTAAGTGTAGAGTCACTTACTGTGAAGGACAGCTGGTGAGTATGCACTGAACTTATTCTTACAAGCTTTTACAGCCTTCGTAGGTTTGCAGCTTGATGCGCCAAACGTGTGTGAACCATCCATTTAATAAATCCGAGCATTACAAAGGAGAAATGGGAAGGATATGGCACACAGTTCTCCACTGATAGCAAATGTCTTTGGAATAACTCAGAGGTGGAATTTCATCTCCTTTAGCAAGGAGTCGTCATTGCGAATGAGGAAAAGATTCATATCAGGCCTGTCAGAAGCAAAGATGTGGCCCTGCTGAAGGACCTTGGCTTCTCCAGACCCCACATTCTTTTCAGAAGTGCCGCAAGAGAGGCAAATACAGCAAGAGGTAATCTGTATGGAGAGGAGGCCCTGCTTGTTCTGCttggaaaagctgttttctggtAGTGGGGTTGCTTGCATGAGCTCAGAGGAAAAATTTGTATCTACAAATGTATGAGTATATTTGAATATGTTTCTCACCTCATTGAGGTGTAACTAGTGTGTTTTCATTCAGGTATTTGTTATTTTGATAGCATATGTGTGTTATTAAGGATGCTGCAGGTGAAAGAAACTGACAGAAGTGGGAAACCTGAGCAAGCAACTGGAGGAGTGGTCTTCTAGTCTTTCAGGAAAAGCGAGTGGATATGTAGGACCTTTTATGTTGTCTTGCATTTTAAACTCCCTGTATCCCTTTGTGCTGTTCAGCAGGGCGGTTTCTTTCTCGCCTGCAGAAGAGGGCTGAGGGAGCTGTCAAACATCTGGAGCTGATGGTCGTAGCAGGTCCAGATGTTTACTTGTACCACAAAGAGGACACAGAGCGATATATTCTTACCAACCTGAACATTGTGAGTAGCTTTCTGTTTGGATTGCTGTCCCAGTGTGAGAGCTCACAGTGTCACAGACTATGTCACAGGCAGATGGACCTCTGTGAGTGCACTTTGAGAGGTGTTTGTGGTTACTGGCTCCTGGTACAAAGCACTGCTTATGTGCAGggtgtttctctctgcttccttcGGCACTGCATGGCAAGCTTTCCCTTGTACAAGGAGCTGCACGAGTAAAAGTGGATGTTAGAGGCTTTGGGGTTGTTGCCTTAAAACCCATGTAAAAAATGTAGCTCTTTGTTTCATTATTAATATTGTTGTAAGTCAGATACAGTAGCAAGAGTTTTATCACCAGAGCCTTGATACAGTCCCTGTTGCTTTCAGTGAGATTGAACCAGATCTACTGAATTAATCttacattttacatttgaacattttatttccattacagAGTTTCTCTAAATGTCTGCATTTGCTATTATTAagattttttaatgcattttctgtgtattgcaaaaaaaagtctttagcATTCACTCTCCTATCCTATGAAACTGTTTTCCATGCCGATTCTTCTGTCTGCTTCAGAATATTTGACAAGTCTAACAACAGTTCTCATCTGTTGACAGATCTATTTACATTTGTAGTGCATACTTTAATGTTGTACTTCCCAGTGATTTTATAGTTGCCCCTTATGGCTACCAGGTGTGTTACCTTTGTAGTGAATGCAGTGCTGTTACTGGGTACAGGTAGCGGGAGTCACCGAGGTACCTTCTTTATTGAatcctttctgtcttttaacAGGGGGCAGAGCTGTTGAGAGATGCCTCACTGGGTGTTCATTTCAGGGTTCATCTTATGCAAATGCTTGTTTTGACAGAACCAGAGGTAAGCAGGGAGGACTATGTGCAAGTGTTGTCCAAGGGGTTGCTAAAAGCTGTGTGAAACATGCAAACATGTGCCTTCACTCTAGGCAGAGGTAAACATCACCACAAATATCACCTCCTCGCTGATCAGTGTTTGTGAGTGGAGCAAGAAGGTCAACCCCCAGAATGACTCTGACCCCCGGCATGCTGACATTGTCCTCTACGTCACCAGGTACTGAAACTTCCCTGCCCTGGGAGGGGACTGGAAACAGGGCTGATGGTGTCTAGCTGTTAGTGCAGTGACAGGGATTTGCACTGGGTCTTCCAGCAGTTGGGCATCACAGAATCTTTGGAAATGGATTTATTCTCCTGTTTGGGGTTGATTCTCCTGCCCTTAGTGTAATGCAGTTAGTGAGAGgtgctgtttcttcagtttctggAGGAACTGGAATATTCCCCAAGCACTGACCAGCCAGACTTGAGCAGACATTTTATGCTTccagagcagcacagccaaACCCACTGCAGCTTTTTGTGGGCAGAAAAGTCGAACAGTAACTGGAAGTGAAAACCCACTGGTGTTTTCTATGGAAGATTTCTAGTGCTACTCTGACTCAGATGTTTTTTGTCTGACTTTCAGGCTCCTTGCTCTAAATTGTCTTGGCTAAGTTTGTCGAAGCCAAACTTTTCTTGAGTGTAATGGCTTTGTTCTGGTGCTCTTTCTTCAAAGAGGTGATGATACTGCTCTGTCTTTTGCAAATAGGATTAGGTCATTTTATTCTATTCTGCTTGTCTGGTGTCATGGGgattttttaatgtagaatCACCACAAATTTTGAACAGTGGGCGTTCCTGGGACCCTACTGCTACCATCTTGCCCCAGGGAGCTCCATGTGTCAAAAAAAATGTTAGGTAGCTGGCAAAGTTAGGTCAGGAAGGTGCCAATAAATTCAGCTGAATGTCTAGACCTGACATTATTAGCTACAGTGGTTCTTTGCTCTTTCCTCTGTATCTGTCTCCCTTACTTTAGGTTTGACCTGGAGTTACCTGATGGGAACAAGGAGCTACGTGGAGTGACTCAGTTAGGTGGAGTCTGCTCCTCCTCCTGGAGCTGTGTTATTACCCAGGACACTGGCTTTGACCTGGGAGTCACCATAGCCCATGAGGTTGGGCACAGGTCAGTAGGAAAGCCCCAGAGCAGCCCAGTATGGTTTGTTCAGGTAAAAGCATAGCCCAGTTTCAAGTattcagaagaaggaaaaggatctCTTGGCATAACAGTGGGTTTCCTATAGATTATTCAAAACTTTTGGAAAGAGTTCCTTGCATTTCTTGTATTCCTGCATGCTCTGTGACAATTAGAAGCtgcaaagaggagagaaaacctTTGTGACAACAGTAGAAGGAAAGGCTGCAGAGGGAGCTCAGCCCTTGCTTAGAGCAGAGAGGCTCTGAGGGAACCCAGCCGCTGGGTTTCTTCCCCTCAGGGCACTGTGCTTCTTCTGTTACAGTCTTGGAATCCCCCATGATGGTGAGGGGAATCAATGCAGCAGCAGCGGTTACATCATGGGTTCAGCAGGAAACCACAACAGCATCGACCTCACCTGGTCACAGTGCAGCCGAGAAGAGTTCCTGGCCTTTGTCAGGTAAGGGAATGGTCGAGTTCTGTGTGCCCATGTGGGAGTGTTTCCCTGTGCTGGGAGCTtaggagagggcagggaaagagaaggaataaaatagGACATGCCTGGAAAGTGAGGAGCTGTAAAATGCTTggggtttatttatttcttaccaCTTGTGTCTGCTGCTGAAGTTAAAACCCAGTTTTTGCTTCAAGTAGCTGGAAATTACTTTGGTGAGTGACTAACAAGCCTGGAGTGCGTTGGACTTCTCAGACACTAGCTCAGCCtggaaattttgtttaaaatgtcagaGCATCTAGGTTTAAACAAGCATTGTGGGCTGTGAGCTGGCTGGGTGAGAAACAGGCGTGAGTTTCTGTTATAACTTCAGCAGCAGGGAACTGTGAGCATCTCCAGGCAGCTGCTACAGCTAAATCCATCACAGCCCACAGTAAGCATGTGttgtctgggaaagcagcagccaacTCCCAGGATGAAACTCAGCAGAAGTTTGCAAACATGTCATTGTCCTTACTGCCCACAGCTGGGAAAGTGATATTTCTTATGTCTCTATCAGCACAGGCCAAACAAACTGCTTAAATGACCTGCCGGACATggacagcagcatccctggaTGGAAGCCTGGCTTGTACTATGGAGCAGATGAGCAATGTAAAATAGCCTTTGGGAGTGTTGCCACAGCATGCACCTTTGCTGACAGCAATGTTGTAGGTAGAAAGTTTGTCTCCCTTGCTAGGGGCAGCAGGGAAATGTTCTGGAGCCAAGATTCAGCAAAAGGGAGCTGGggacatttttattataaaggGAAGGAAGGTGCTTTCCTGCCACAGATTTCTTGGCAAAGAACAAACCttcaaaggcttttaaaatgcttccctTCTCTCCATCACCTTCTTCATCCACATAAGTCTCCTTTAAGGTTTGCACAGTATGCACAGCCTTCTGTCCAAATGGGCCTGGCAGTGCTACTGCTGGGTACGCCTACTCAGGGTCCTGTCTTAGGGAGCTCTTGTTCATTGGATTCCTTCGGCTTCCCCACCATTGCTCAAGTCCCCGTGTCTGAGAAATGCAGCATAGCTAATAGCTGCCATCTGGACATGTTTTGTTAATGAGGAAGCCCTAAGGTGGGTGGAACTTTAATTGCTTCAGTTGACCATCTTCTAGCATTACAGCTGGCAGTGATGGTCTTTTGACATGCCCACAACTTTTGCCCAGGAGCAGGAGAAATGAAGGGACTTGCTTGCATTGTTGGGTAGCTGTGGGAAAACCAAACGTCTGGGACATGGACCATTTAAACGGAGCAGCTTTTGGGACTGCTGTGTTGATGAGCCTAAGTGACTCCCCGAACTCCCTGATTTTCTTGACACACCAGGACATATGTGAAGTTCTGTCATGCCATGTACAACCAGGAGACAAATCCAGCTGTACTCGGCTTCTTGTTCCCCTCTTGGATGGTACTGAGTGTGGAATCAATAAGGTAAGGAAGCTGCTGATCTGATGATCAGGAGTGGGTGTGGGTGCTACGGAGCTCATTAGACAGCAAGACACTGTTGGTGGCTGGAGGGTACATGGCACTCACTGCCCCTCGGCCAGGGAGCCAAGGCCAGACACTCCAGTCACAAACTGGTACCAGCTGATCTTGGTGTTTCCACCTTGTCTGTATCTTCTGGGGTTGCTTTGCAGTTCTATAGCCTGACCTCTTCTCCAAGGCTTTGCTTTCTACTTGAAGTGATCTATCAGCTCTTTGTTTTAACCCCAACCTCATGTTAGACCATAATTACAAATAGGACTATTCTAGCCTCTTGTGAGAAGGTGCCCTGTTACAGTCTGGCCTGCCAAAAGATGGGGACTTGTGCCACCCTTGTAGATCCCAGCTCTGATGGGTTCACTGTGGTGCTGCTGCCAACTTTGTGTATTCTTGGTCTTAGTGGTGCTCCAAGGGACAGTGCAGCTCTCTGGAAGAGCTGAACCCCATGGCTGTAGTCCATGGGCAGTGGTCCGGCTGGAgccctttctcctcctgctcccgcagCTGTGGAGGTGGAGTTGTGATAAGGCAGCGGTTCTGTAACAACCCCAGGTAAGAGGTGGGGAGCTGGGAAGTTTGCAGTGCCTCTTGTCCGACTCAGAGCCGTGGGGTCTGAGTCTTGCACTTTGCTTGGGACAAACCTGCCTCTGTTGAGGAGTTCTTCTCCTGTTATTTCCAGGCCTGCTTTTGGGGGGCAGGAATGCCATGGTGCCAGCGTCCAAGTGGAGATGTGCAATACTCAGGTAGTGGAGCTCATCACATCTTCTGAGCTTTTTCTTAATGCTGCTTAACTGTTTGAGAGCTGGTTTGGGACTGTACTTCTCACAGCTGATTGATCTGAGAAGGAGGACTAAAGATCTGGCATACAGCCTCCATCTGTCTGACAACAGGAGAGCTATTTGTTCCACTGTGTCTGAAGACAGCAGTATTATTTGATAGAATTGTTCACATGTAATGAAGCATTTTCTCTATGCCTTCATAGCAGGACAGATGCTGAGAAAATAGTGACTCACTTAATGATAGTTTTCTTCAGAGGGACATTCTTACATTGTTCCTATTTTCCTTATccatttattttgttgaaataaCAAATATATCAGCTTCCAAACACAATTCTCTGCATATCCTGCAGCGTCCctttaaagtggtttttttcatttgcagttatTATGGTGTTTTACTTACCAGCCACTGCTTTCTGCCTTTAGCTAGTGGGTAAAATGCTGCTTGGGATTCTGTGCTCAGTAACTCCCTTTCATTACCCATACAATTCTCTCTGGGATGTAGGCCTGTTTGATGACCCAGCAGGACTTTATGACTGAACAATGTGCAGCAACAAATTTAAAGCCACTGTATCTCACTGTAGAAGTGCCATCCTTTTATACCTGGACTTCTGCTGTTGGCTTTGCCAAAGGTAAGGAGAGACTGAGAAACCGTGGTTTCTTTGTGAAGGGGAGCGCTCATGGACCTGTCTGTACTTTGAAGTCAAAAGGCTGTTTCAGTGATTGTTTTAGTTTTCACATGAAACCTGGATACTCTTTCTGTCAGATCCTTTTGACTTCTTCCCATTGCTTGATGGTCAGCCACGTGCCTTTCTGAAAGAGTAactcctttcttcttctgtctgcCTCCTCCAGGGGACATGCTATGCAAGCACATGTGCAGGGCCGTTGAAAACGAATTCATGGTGAGCCGTGAAGACAGTTTCATAGATGGAACCAGATGTGAGCAGGATGACTCTGAGCGCCGTGGGGCTTTCAGTTTGTGTGTAATGGGAAGCTGCAGAGTAAGTGACTGGGGAATCCAGGTGAACCTCTGACACATAATCTGCTCCAAACAAGTCAGTTTACTAGGAGCGGGGGAAGAAAACACCGTGACCCAAACAACAGAGCGAGCTCTTCTCAAAAGAAGAGAGTTTTGTTCTTAGCTTATTGGATGGAGTCCAGCAAATCTACTATTCTGTCTGTGTATCCAATGCCAATGCCCTCTAGAAAAGACATTCTGCTAATTATGCAGTAAGTACATAAGGCTATTCATCCCTAATCCAAGAAGCAATTGGTTTATGCATTAGTTGAGGAGACATCATTAGCTGTTCAGTTTGCATGGTATAAATAGCCCTATAAAACGCTGACTCTATCAGAGAAAAGTTTACATGATTTGAACATACCAAATCAGTGGCAAAACAAGGAGTAAAACCTGGGAATCGTAAGTTGACAAACTGATTGTTGCAGTATCACTAATCAAAACTGAAGTacgttttttttttctggaatgcCTTGAGAAAGGCATTCTTTCATGATGAACTTGAATATAACTCCCCCGCACTGTCTGCATTTTAGTAACTTCTCAATGCTGACCCGGttgtatgttttctgttgtttctttacATTCCCAgaatacacttttaaaatgttatgtttttCTCATTATCGTCGTATTCACAATGTTTTGTAATGCATTTCCACCTAATGAACAGCAGAGGGTGTAGGCTTAAGCTAGTCTGATTGCGGCTGTTCTGTTGGCGACAGTGATAAGTATGGATGTTATGGCAGCATCCAAAACCTGGGATCAGTGCCTCTAGCATAAATTCAGCAGTTGCACATGTTTTGCTGCTAAGCCTGCTGAGATCCTCCTGTAGCTTTGTGTAAATTAGTCTTGTTCGTGGGAATAAGGATAGAATCTCTTTTCTGAGCTCTATGGGATTGAAGGCCAGGCTGAAGGATGTGAGCTAGGTTTGGGTCTGGGGAGCTAAAGATTCCTTTAGAAACTGCCATTCATGTTTACTGTTctcctgggcttttttttttttttttcccccttcccccctccagaAAGAATTCATAGAAGAGAAGGAGTGCAGAGCCTTTGTTTTAGGTCACAGGAGAAATCTTTCTGGGCTGCTTCttatgggaaagaaaatgtcacacAATTAATGAAACTTGTGCTCTCAGCTAAGGCTTTCCAATCCCTGGCTTTGCATAGTCCCGTACAGTGGTAGATCTAGGTACAAATGCATCTTTGTCTACCTTGTCGTCTTAAATTcaaattacaaatgaaaaaggcagTTTCAGGAATTTAGGCAATGTTGCTTTCATTCACTTGTTCTTGGAATAGGCAAGTCTTGACAGACTCTCCCCTTTGCTCAGGCATTCGGGTGTGATGGCCAGTTGGACTCCCAGAAGATAATGGACTCTTGCAAGGTCTGTGGGGGTGATAATACCACTTGCACTGAAGTGAGTGGATCttacacagaaggaaaagctaAAGGTGTGTAGTCCTCACGCACAGACTCAACGTTATGGTACTGTTTGTATGCTGTTGTGTAGGCAGAGTGACTTTTTTGGTCATAGTTCTTCTCTGGACGTGGATCAGAAATGTAGCCATTTGGGAAGTCCAGCAAATTACTGGGAGCTGGCAGCTGTGTTAGATGCTTCCTGAGAGGTTAAACATCCTTTTAGGAACTGCTCTGGCTCTTGCAGTATCACATGTAGATATTAGtagagaagataaaaagaacaaaagagagGTGAGAGCAGGACACAGaattcatttctgctttgtttgctgTATTCACCATCACTATGTTCAAGCCAAGCTGATAGAGCTAAGGTTAGTGTGAATTTAGCCTGCTGGCCGTCACtgttgtatctttttttttttatattagctATATAACCCCTGTCTGCAATTAAGCTTTGTTGCTGCCTGTAAGGCTTGTCCTCCAATGGATAGTGTACTAGTAAGATGAAGAGGGGTTGATCTGTAATCCCCAGTTTTTCAACAGAGGTACAGCAACGGAAGGTGACcatgtcttctttctttccatccttCCAGAGTACATTACATTTCTGTCCCTGCCTTATAACAGCACCTTGGTCCATGTTACCAATCAGAGACCACTCTTCACACATTTGGGTGAGTTGAatgaaagggagaggagggactACAGGCAGGGCTAAAACAAGCttgtaaaaacaagaaaatggaaTCTGGGAGGAAAGTTCTTGATGATGCAATTTGTTTGTGGGATGTTGTCCAGTGGGAAGTGGTAGAAGCCATGTTCTTTGGGATGCCCGATTTAGATTAAACTGGTTTCTAGCAAGTGGGCAGTCTGTAGCTGCCAGCACCAGGGGACCACATCATATCTCTTAACCTCACTGCTACTTTTGCCTCTCTAGCTGTGAAGGTTAAAGGAGAGTATGTGGttgctggaaaaggaaaaatctcgCTAAATGTCACCTATCCGTCAGTTCTGGAGGACAGCCAAATCAAATACAAAGTGTTTCTCACCAAGGACAACCTGCCAAGCCTGGAGGAAGTCCGTGTGGATGGGCCAACACAAGAAGAAATTGAAATACAGGTAAATTAAAATTGCAGAGTTGGAAAGGGGCCAGTCAGAACTGGCCAGGCTGAGTTTGTGTAGCTCTGCTGCCATGCAGAACCCAGGTGTAGTAGGCTTCGTGTCCAAGGCCTGTGGAGATGGTGTTCACTAAGAGCGATGGTGTTGCTCTTCTTGGGAAAGGTTGAGGGTTGGCTGCCTGCAGGCTTTCTGCAGGTCTGGGTGATAGTTGTGTGGGGTAAAGCATACTGAGTTAAACCTTTTCCTTGGCTTAATCTTTTTTCAGTGCCCTGTGCACAGAATTCACAGGGTGAGTACTCTGACTGCATCTGGCAAGAATTAAGAGTCATAGCATTGAGGCTCAGGACTGGATGGAAGAAAGGGGGACTAGCTTCTTTTATCTCCATCCTAAGAAATGAGTCTGAGTTGATTTCTGCATTGACCACAACTTTTTCCTTCACCAGGTCTATCGAAGGTATGCAGAAGAATATGGCGATGCCAGCAACCCAGACATCACCTTCAGCTACTTTGTCCCCAAAGAGAATCTGACGTATATGTGGATTCCTCAGCAGGGGCCGTGTTCAGTGACCTGTGGGGAAGGTGAGGCAGCAGTACTCAATCTTTATGGAGATCTGGGCAGAATTCTAGTTTGGCTGGCTGGTAGTCACCCAGATCTTTACTCCATGGGCTCTCCTGGGCTGACTGAAAGACATGTGACATCAGTGATAGATACTTGATTAGAACTTACTAAACAACTGAACTGAATTGCTGAAAGTGAGCTGCAGTTGCCAGTGTTAAActggacaaaagaaaagagtgGTACAGCTTTTGAATTAAATTAGCAAATCAGCAAATGAGCTGAAACATAAAATGATAGTGAAAACGTTTGATCGTGAAGAGGATTTTTAAATAGGTTTTAACTGAACTTTTGGTTTTAAgactaaataattttcttagatTTTTCAAAGTTGTTGAAGACTGTAATTTGAAGTTGGCTAAACATCAAAAGTCTGAGACCAAAGTGGTATCTAGTGTCTAACTAAAGCCTCAGAGCTAATTATGAAACTTCCTTCTTAGAATTCTATTCCTGTGCCATGGCTAATCCTTTCTGTCTCCCTGAAGAAATCATAATGCAGATTGTAACAGATCACTCTGGTAGACGGTCTGACATCTTGTTTACCAGATAATACAGATGACACTGGCAAGCCTCTCAAGACTTTTATGACAAGGatttagaaaaatgcattgaTGAATACTTGTGAAAGTCACTCTATAGGACTAGTTATATCTGGAGAGGTTTTCTCCAGCAGATTCCCCAGGTGAACTGATTGCTGAAACTCTGAAGTAAAGAACTCAAAATGCTCTGGGGCCTCCCAGCTAATGCagtcacaaacaaaaaacatgagAAAGCTGGGacttaaaataacagaaagttGAGAATCCGAGCTGAAATTGCATCTTGAGAGCTGAAAGTGATGCTCAGGCCCTCCTTACCAATAGacattatttgaaaacaaagaaggtAGTAAAAAGATAACATTGCTGATTGATTCTTGACATTTGCTTCTCAGGGTCATGCTCTTTAAGATTCAGGAATGCCTGTCTCTCTTTGTGGGTAGCTCATTCACTGCAAAGGAGACTCTTTACAGCTTTGCTTGTAACTTTTTTGAGTTTAGATTTTCACCCGCTTTACCTGTTAGGTTCAGTATTGTTAAAAATC
Protein-coding sequences here:
- the ADAMTS13 gene encoding A disintegrin and metalloproteinase with thrombospondin motifs 13 isoform X5, with translation MIVSLTIRALVMLPLGFCWPPAFREKFLGALDAEDVFSYFGTSSVSDVPEFVVAEPTCPCKEQTGLMSCRIQYCSIEAWGELYAFEFVEDHALLSSSFVSNQVVNSSFSLLKQFSGNCFAGGNPLQPPGAKCRVTYCEGQLQGVVIANEEKIHIRPVRSKDVALLKDLGFSRPHILFRSAAREANTARAGRFLSRLQKRAEGAVKHLELMVVAGPDVYLYHKEDTERYILTNLNIGAELLRDASLGVHFRVHLMQMLVLTEPEAEVNITTNITSSLISVCEWSKKVNPQNDSDPRHADIVLYVTRFDLELPDGNKELRGVTQLGGVCSSSWSCVITQDTGFDLGVTIAHEVGHSLGIPHDGEGNQCSSSGYIMGSAGNHNSIDLTWSQCSREEFLAFVSTGQTNCLNDLPDMDSSIPGWKPGLYYGADEQCKIAFGSVATACTFADSNVDICEVLSCHVQPGDKSSCTRLLVPLLDGTECGINKWCSKGQCSSLEELNPMAVVHGQWSGWSPFSSCSRSCGGGVVIRQRFCNNPRPAFGGQECHGASVQVEMCNTQACLMTQQDFMTEQCAATNLKPLYLTVEVPSFYTWTSAVGFAKGDMLCKHMCRAVENEFMVSREDSFIDGTRCEQDDSERRGAFSLCVMGSCRAFGCDGQLDSQKIMDSCKVCGGDNTTCTEVSGSYTEGKAKEYITFLSLPYNSTLVHVTNQRPLFTHLAVKVKGEYVVAGKGKISLNVTYPSVLEDSQIKYKVFLTKDNLPSLEEVRVDGPTQEEIEIQVYRRYAEEYGDASNPDITFSYFVPKENLTYMWIPQQGPCSVTCGEGTRPVHHVCFDQTKNEITEDQWCLELPQPLSEHKPCAMEPCLYRWNVSQRDECSAVCGTGVAQQNLTCVQFRDGLEIVVDDSLCPAEEKPLSVVPCVVNVCPFGWDKEEDSRLLQTLESLGHIQLENRTVYVWSPLAGECSVSCGRGKTQLQYVCVAFDTKEETQEENCHPVPKPESRMEVCDLGPCPPRWKVTPAGPCSSSCGLGLAVQLVTCVQIHQGEEILLEEHLCPVAEKPLTSVPCVIRMCSYEWSFSEWTECSTSCGNGIQTRQDFCLNPLTRKHVNPIFCRHFPKAIVVRGCSAGPCPEQAVGTRSHGAGLQTVTPAVLTTAATAKEGRYRDLDLPPSAVPAVPWEQTKTSGGVCGKLFLNATGVINMMGVESSDCTVAIGRPLGEEIIVSVLESSLNCSAGEVMLFSGRMMWRTGCRKLPLSLINSRTNTLIVKQRVLLPGNGVILQYNSRTATKKYYQDCDKQLFGPQGEIVNPVQLADQRQEVVCRTFINVAPRHRIAIRALYIDLGNESNQTHFNYILVRDVSTMKTMVFHGKQQFFWQSTGSQAEIEFHENIKDHRASFWAEYRAIGPK
- the ADAMTS13 gene encoding A disintegrin and metalloproteinase with thrombospondin motifs 13 isoform X3 produces the protein MIVSLTIRALVMLPLGFCWPPAFREKFLGALDAEDVFSYFGTSSVSDVPEFVVAEPTCPCKEQTGLMSCRIQYCSIEAWGELYAFEFVEDHALLSSSFVSNQVVNSSFSLLKQFSGNCFAGGNPLQPPGAKCRVTYCEGQLQGVVIANEEKIHIRPVRSKDVALLKDLGFSRPHILFRSAAREANTARAGRFLSRLQKRAEGAVKHLELMVVAGPDVYLYHKEDTERYILTNLNIGAELLRDASLGVHFRVHLMQMLVLTEPEAEVNITTNITSSLISVCEWSKKVNPQNDSDPRHADIVLYVTRFDLELPDGNKELRGVTQLGGVCSSSWSCVITQDTGFDLGVTIAHEVGHSLGIPHDGEGNQCSSSGYIMGSAGNHNSIDLTWSQCSREEFLAFVSTGQTNCLNDLPDMDSSIPGWKPGLYYGADEQCKIAFGSVATACTFADSNVDICEVLSCHVQPGDKSSCTRLLVPLLDGTECGINKWCSKGQCSSLEELNPMAVVHGQWSGWSPFSSCSRSCGGGVVIRQRFCNNPRPAFGGQECHGASVQVEMCNTQACLMTQQDFMTEQCAATNLKPLYLTVEVPSFYTWTSAVGFAKGDMLCKHMCRAVENEFMVSREDSFIDGTRCEQDDSERRGAFSLCVMGSCRAFGCDGQLDSQKIMDSCKVCGGDNTTCTEVSGSYTEGKAKEYITFLSLPYNSTLVHVTNQRPLFTHLAVKVKGEYVVAGKGKISLNVTYPSVLEDSQIKYKVFLTKDNLPSLEEVRVDGPTQEEIEIQVYRRYAEEYGDASNPDITFSYFVPKENLTYMWIPQQGPCSVTCGEGTRPVHHVCFDQTKNEITEDQWCLELPQPLSEHKPCAMEPCLYRWNVSQRDECSAVCGTGVAQQNLTCVQFRDGLEIVVDDSLCPAEEKPLSVVPCVVNVCPFGWDKEDSRLLQTLESLGHIQLENRTVYVWSPLAGECSVSCGRGKTQLQYVCVAFDTKEETQEENCHPVPKPESRMEVCDLGPCPPRWKVTPAGPCSSSCGLGLAVQLVTCVQIHQGEEILLEEHLCPVAEKPLTSVPCVIRMCSYEWSFSEWTECSTSCGNGIQTRQDFCLNPLTRKHVNPIFCRHFPKAIVVRGCSAGPCPEQAVGTRSHGAGLQTVTPAVLTTAATAKEGRYRDLDLPPSAVPAVPWEQTKTSGACHELSVLSELGTMTPFPGLPKSLLTWDSLGQQLTLPVLHPEGVCGKLFLNATGVINMMGVESSDCTVAIGRPLGEEIIVSVLESSLNCSAGEVMLFSGRMMWRTGCRKLPLSLINSRTNTLIVKQRVLLPGNGVILQYNSRTATKKYYQDCDKQLFGPQGEIVNPVQLADQRQEVVCRTFINVAPRHRIAIRALYIDLGNESNQTHFNYILVRDVSTMKTMVFHGKQQFFWQSTGSQAEIEFHENIKDHRASFWAEYRAIGPK
- the ADAMTS13 gene encoding A disintegrin and metalloproteinase with thrombospondin motifs 13 isoform X6 gives rise to the protein MSCRIQYCSIEAWGELYAFEFVEDHALLSSSFVSNQVVNSSFSLLKQFSGNCFAGGNPLQPPGAKCRVTYCEGQLQGVVIANEEKIHIRPVRSKDVALLKDLGFSRPHILFRSAAREANTARAGRFLSRLQKRAEGAVKHLELMVVAGPDVYLYHKEDTERYILTNLNIGAELLRDASLGVHFRVHLMQMLVLTEPEAEVNITTNITSSLISVCEWSKKVNPQNDSDPRHADIVLYVTRFDLELPDGNKELRGVTQLGGVCSSSWSCVITQDTGFDLGVTIAHEVGHSLGIPHDGEGNQCSSSGYIMGSAGNHNSIDLTWSQCSREEFLAFVSTGQTNCLNDLPDMDSSIPGWKPGLYYGADEQCKIAFGSVATACTFADSNVDICEVLSCHVQPGDKSSCTRLLVPLLDGTECGINKWCSKGQCSSLEELNPMAVVHGQWSGWSPFSSCSRSCGGGVVIRQRFCNNPRPAFGGQECHGASVQVEMCNTQACLMTQQDFMTEQCAATNLKPLYLTVEVPSFYTWTSAVGFAKGDMLCKHMCRAVENEFMVSREDSFIDGTRCEQDDSERRGAFSLCVMGSCRAFGCDGQLDSQKIMDSCKVCGGDNTTCTEVSGSYTEGKAKEYITFLSLPYNSTLVHVTNQRPLFTHLAVKVKGEYVVAGKGKISLNVTYPSVLEDSQIKYKVFLTKDNLPSLEEVRVDGPTQEEIEIQVYRRYAEEYGDASNPDITFSYFVPKENLTYMWIPQQGPCSVTCGEGTRPVHHVCFDQTKNEITEDQWCLELPQPLSEHKPCAMEPCLYRWNVSQRDECSAVCGTGVAQQNLTCVQFRDGLEIVVDDSLCPAEEKPLSVVPCVVNVCPFGWDKEEDSRLLQTLESLGHIQLENRTVYVWSPLAGECSVSCGRGKTQLQYVCVAFDTKEETQEENCHPVPKPESRMEVCDLGPCPPRWKVTPAGPCSSSCGLGLAVQLVTCVQIHQGEEILLEEHLCPVAEKPLTSVPCVIRMCSYEWSFSEWTECSTSCGNGIQTRQDFCLNPLTRKHVNPIFCRHFPKAIVVRGCSAGPCPEQAVGTRSHGAGLQTVTPAVLTTAATAKEGRYRDLDLPPSAVPAVPWEQTKTSGACHELSVLSELGTMTPFPGLPKSLLTWDSLGQQLTLPVLHPEGVCGKLFLNATGVINMMGVESSDCTVAIGRPLGEEIIVSVLESSLNCSAGEVMLFSGRMMWRTGCRKLPLSLINSRTNTLIVKQRVLLPGNGVILQYNSRTATKKYYQDCDKQLFGPQGEIVNPVQLADQRQEVVCRTFINVAPRHRIAIRALYIDLGNESNQTHFNYILVRDVSTMKTMVFHGKQQFFWQSTGSQAEIEFHENIKDHRASFWAEYRAIGPK